CCTTCGTGGCCCTGGGCTGTGCCGTGGCGCTGTACTACCGCGTCAAGCGTCCGGACCTGTACGCCCGCCTGGGCCGGCACGCCGACAGCGACCCGATCGAAGCCGAACTCGTCGACCAGTGAGCTGAACACGGCAGCTGAGGAGGCAGCCCCTCCTGGACACTGTCCGGAGGAGCCGCCCCTCATCGAGCGGCGCCCTGCGGCTGGCGGTGGTCTCCCTAGCGGTGTCAGTGCCCGTTCGAACGCGCCTGTGCCAGCACCCAGCCGCAGACGGCCACCGCCCGGTCCTCCAAGTGCTTCAGGTCCTCAGGCGCACCGGACCAGTCGTTCCAACGCCCCGCGCCTTCCAGCAGCGTCAGGACGAGCCGGACGAGAGAGCTGGGGTCAGGGACGCCGAGCTGGACCACGACGGCCGTGAGCAGGTCCTCGTAGCAGGCGACGTGCCCCTGTGCCGTGGCCCGGGCGGCATCGGGCAGCCCACCCACCTGCGCGTCGGTTGCCACGATGAGGTCCCACAGATCGCTTTCAGGGAGGGCGAGCTGGCGGCGCAGGTGGATGCGCACGAGCGTCTCCCAGGCGTCATCGGCCGTGGTGGCGCCGGCCAGGGAGGACAAGACCGCTCGGGCGAAGCGGTGGGCGGACCAGCTCAGAGACTGGATGACCACTTCGCGTCGGCCTCCGGGGAAGTGCGCGTAGAGGCTAGGCGCCTTGACCGACATCGCCTGCCCGAGCATCCGCATGGTCACCGAGGACCATCCGTGCCGAGCCGCCAGTCCTAGGAACGTCTCCAAGATCGCCAGCTTCATCGGCGACAGGTCCGTCCAGTCGGTCCTGCTGGTGTGCGCGTCCCAGCGCTGACAGGCTTCCTGCACCGCAGTGCTCAGCGTGGATCCAGCACCGGGTCCACCCGGGAGGGACGCCCTCAGGTCGATCACGGCCGGGGCGCTCGACGGGTCGGGCACCCAGGTTGCGCCCGGGGCAGCAGCGGCGGGACCGGCCCGCCCGTTCTCGGCATGCACCTGCGTCACCATCGACCTCCTCCGCCCCGGGTCACACGACTCGGTGCACCTCTACACCAAACGGACGTTAGGTCATTTCCTCAATAGTGGCTCCGCGGGGTGATGCAGATCACCAAGGGTGGGTCGTCGGCTCACGGGTACAACCCGCGCAGACGGTGCGCCTCCGCCACCCGGCCGACGGCGAGCGCCGTGGCGGCAGCGCGCAGGCTCAAGCGGCGGTCTGCGGCGAAGCGAACCACCTGCTCCCACGCCGAGAGCATGCGTGCTTCCAGGCGCGACTCCACCTCGTCGGCGCTCCACCAGTAGGTCTGGTTCGACTGGACCCACTCGAAGTACGACACGATCACGCCACCTGCGTTGGCCAGGATGTCGGGGACGACGAGGACGCCGTGGTCGGCGAGGACTTGATCAGCCGCCGTCGTCGTGGGCCCGTTCGCACCTTCGACCACCACGCGGGCCTGCACTCGGTGGGCGTTGCCCTCGTGGATCGCCCCCTCCAGGGCCGCCGGCACCAGCAGCTCCACGTCGAGCTCGAGCAGCGCCTCGCGTTCCAGCTCGTCCGAGCCCGGGGCACCGACCACGCTGCCGGTGACGTCCAGGTGCCGAACGACCGCGGCGATGTCGAGGCCGCCGTCGTGGTGCACCGCCCCGTACTGGTCGCTCACAGCGATGACGCGCAGCCCCGCCTCGGCGAGGAAGCGTGCTGCGTCACGGCCCACCTTCCCCATGCCTTGGACCGCGACTCGAGCACCCCGTCGCGCGATGCCGGCGTGCTGCAGGGCAGCGAGCGCAATGTGGGTCACGCCGCGGCTGGTGGCGGACGCGCGTCCCAGGGACCCCCCGAGCTCCAGCGGCTTGCCGGTGACCACGCCAGGGACCGTGTACCCCGAGTTCACCGAGTAGGTATCCATGATCCAGGCCATGGTGCTCTCGTCGGTCCCCACGTCGGGGGCAGGGATGTCGCGCTCAGGGCCGATGACGGGCAGGATCTCACTGGTGTACCGCCGCGTCAGGCGTTCCAGCTCGGCGCGGGAGTGGTCACGGGGTTGGATCGCGATACCGCCTTTGGCCCCACCGTAGGGGACGTCGAGCAGCGCCGACTTCCACGTCATCCACATCGCCAGCGCACGTACCTCGTCCAGGTCCACCGTCGGGGCGTACCGCAGCCCGCCCTTGGCCGGGCCGCGGGAGAAGTTGTGCTGCACCCGGTGGCCGATGTACAGCTCCACATCGCCGTTGTCCAGCCGTAGGGGAACGCTAACGGTCACTTCCCGCCGCGGGTGTGCCAGCAGCCGGTAAGTGCCCTCGGACAGACCCAGGTGCGACACGGCCTCGGCAAGCTGTCGGCGTGCGTCCTCCAGCGGAGCGGCACGCACCGGCGCGGGGGGCGTCCTGAGGATGTTGGTGTCAGTGCTCACGGTCAGGTCCTTCTGCGGTCGGTCGTGGTCGTTGGGTGGCGGGGCTGGCTTCCGCATCGGGAGACGGTGCGGGGTCGAGCATCGACGCCAGGTGACTACTGCCACGGAGTGCGTCGATCTGGCTTACCTGCATGGCGCAGCTGAAACCGTCGGTGAGTACTGGTGCCTCGGCTGCGCTGGACAGGGCCGGCGCGATCGAGTGTGCGGCCACCTGCATGGACGTGTCGAAGTGCTCGGCCTCGAACCCGAAGTTCCCGGCGACACCGCAGCAGGAGGAGGAGGTGGTCACGTCCGCGACCCCCCACGTCGCCAGGACCCGGCGCTGGGCTTCGGAGCCGAAGACGGCGTGCTCGTGGCAGTGCACCTGCAGCACGGCACGCTGCGGCGGTGTCGCGCTCGGTCGCCAGCCTCGGGCCAGTGCCTCGTCCACGGCGGTGGCGAAGGACCGCACGCGGGCGGCCACCCGCTGCGCGGCCTCGCCCCCGACGAGCTTGGGCGCCTCATCACGGATCGTGGCCGCGCAGCTGGGCTCGAGCACCACGATGGGACGGTCGGTTCCGTCGTCGAAGCGTTCGACCAGCCGCCGCAACCGGCGCCTGGCGCCGTCGCGCTGCCCCGTGGAGATCCAGGTCAGTCCGCAGCAGGCCTCGGGGGTGCATCCCACGGACGCTCCCGTCTCCTCCAGGACCCTGGCCGCAGCGGGGATGACTTCTGGACGGAAGGCGCGGGTGAAGCTGTCGGCGAAGACGAGCACCTCGGCGTGGTCGTTGAAGTCGGCTTCGCGGAGGTGCCGCCGCCTCACTCGGGCGGGGACGAAGGCGGGTAGGCGGCGCCGGGAGCTGATGCCCAGCCGCTCCCCCAGCCGGCGTGCCAGGGGCACCCGTGCCCCGACGTTGGCCAGCGGCGCAATCTGGGTCAACAGCGGCAGCCACCGCGGGAGCCAGCCGATCGTGTAGTGCGTGAAGGGTCGCAGCCGGCCGCGGTAGTGCTCATCGATCAATTGCGACTTCGCCTCGGCGATGTCCACGCCGGTCGGGCAGTCGCTCGAGCACGCCTTGCAGGACAGACACAGATCGAGCGCCTCCCGCACTTGTGGCGTCGACCACCCGCCCAGGTTGCTCCCCTGGGTGCGAGTCAGCTCCTGCAGGACGCGTGCCCTGCCCCGGGTGGAGTCCTTCTCATCCTTCGTGGCCCGGTAGCTGGGGCACATGAACCCGCCGGAGGTGGCTCGGCACCGTCCTACCCCGATGCAGGCGTGGCTACTGCCTGCGAACGCGGCCGCCGACAGCTCGCCGCGAACGGGCAGCTCAGATCCCACCTCGACGATCTTGCCGCCCAGCTGCCCTGAGCTTCCTGCACCTCGGGGGTGGTCGGCCTCGGGCAGTCCGTGCAGCGCCAGGTCGGCCGAGAAGGAGACCGGGTCGACGATGATGCCGGGGTTCAGCGTGCCTTGCGGGTCCCAGAGCCGCTTGAACTCTCCGAACAGGTCGATCACCTCAGGCGAGTACATGATGTCCAGCAACTGGCTGCGTGCCCGCCCGTCACCGTGCTCACCGGACAACGAGCCTCCGTGCGCCACGACCAGCGCGGCGGCCCGCTGGGTGAACTGCTCGAACGTTGCGCGGCCGGCTTGGCTGCGCAGGTCGAAGTCGAGTCGCATGTGCACGCAACCAGCTCCGAAGTGACCGTAGGTGAAGGCGGTGTACCCGTGCTCGCTTACGAGGGTGAGCAGCGCGGCGAGGTAGTCGGCCAGTCGCTCGGGAGCCACCGCCGAGTCCTCCCAGCCGGGCCAGGTCTGTACCCCGTCCACGCGGCGTGAGGACAGTCCTGCTCCGTCCTCGCGCACGCGCCACAGTTTGGCCCGCTCTTGAGGGGCGGTGACGATCGTGTGGTCGAGGACGCGGCCATCGCGGCGCAGCACTTCCAGCAGGCGCTCGCACTCGGCCGCAGCCACGGCGATGGTGTCGGCCGAGAACTCGACCATGAGGTACGCATTGCCTCGCGGCAGGGAGTCGACGCTGTCCGCACCGCGCCGGTGTCGCATGATCTCCACGATCGAGGAGTCCAGCCCCTCGATCGCCGTGGGGCTGGTCGCGAGGATGGACATCACGTCCCGTGCCGACTCGACGGTGTCTTCGTAGCCGAGGCACAGCAGCGCGGTCGTGCGGGGTCTGGGTACGAGAGCGACGCGGGCACGGACGAGCACCGCGCACGTGCCCTCGCTACCGGCGAGGGCGCGTGCGAGGTGGAAGCCGTTCTCCGGCAGCAGCTCGCCCAGGTGGTACCCGGACACCTGGCGCGGGATGGTCTGCAGTTCCTGTCGGATCGTCGCGAGGTTGTCGCGCGCCAGCTGCCGCAGGTCGGTCTCCAGTTGGGCTGCTCGCTGGACCGAGGTGACGTCGGACGGGTCGACGGCGCGGATCGTGCCGCGACCCGCGCGCAGGTGGGCGCCGTCGGCGGTCACGAGCTCGACTTCGAGGACGTGCTGGGTCATCCGGCCGTAGGCCACCGAGTGGTTGCCGCAAGCGTCGTTGCCGATCGAGCCGCCGATCGTCGCTCGGGACAGGGACGACGGGTCGGGCGCGAAGGTCGACTTGCCGCCTGATACCTGTTCGACGGCGTTGCGCAGCTCTCCGAGTACGACTCCGGCGTCTACCCAGACCGTCTGCGTCTCGGCGTCGACCTCGTCCGTGGTCGTCATCCACCGGGACAGGTCGAGCACGACGCCTTCGCCCACGGCGTTGCCAGCCATCGAGGTACCACCCCCGCGGGCGACCACGGGTACGCCGGTGTCTGCACATGCCCGGACCACCTCGCGCACCTCCTCCACGGTGCGCGGGAATGCCACCGCCGCCGGGCTGACCCGGTAGTTCGAAGCATCGTAGGAGTACTCCCAGAGCCGTCGGGAGGAATCGTCGACCTCGATGCTCCGAAGTCTCAGCGCCTCGACGAGCCCGCCGAGGTCAGCTGCGGTTCCAGTGGTGATCGGCATCTCGTGCTCTCCATTCCGGTGGACCGCCGACAGCCTACGAACGGCGATCACCGGTTGGCTGTCCCACATCGACACGTCCGCCGGGCAGCGACCGCGCGGTCGCTGCCCGGAGGTCGGTGACGGCGCTACCCGGCGAAGTTCGCCGCGTTGTCCTTGGTGATCAGCTCGAACGGCAGCGTGTACCGGTCCTCGACCTCCTGCCCCTTGAGGAACTGCGTGGCCACGTCCACCGCCTTCTCTCCTTGTCCTTGCGAATCCTGGCGGATCGTAGCCGTCATGGCACCGCCCTGGATGGCCTCCACGGCAGCCGGCGTCCCATCCACTCCGACGACGGCCTTGAACTCGGACGTGCGACCGGCGTCGGTGACAGCCGAGGCGGCGCCGATCGCCATCTCGTCGTTGTTGGCGACGAGGGCGACGATCTCGCCGGCACCGAATCGCTGCAGGACGTCCTCCATGTTGCGCTTGGCGTCGTCCCGGCTGCCCTTGGCCTGGAATTCGGCGACGACCTTGATGTCCGGGTCGATCTTTTCCTCGAACCCCTTCTTGCGTCGATCGGTCCAGGACGCGCCGTAGGTGCCGGCGGCGAAGACGATGTCTCCCCCATCGGGCAGGGCTTGGTTGAGGTAGTCAGCTTGCATCTGGCCGGCGAGCGTGTCGTCGACGCCGATGTAGCTCTCGTAGTCGACGGCGGCTCCTTCGGCGAACTCCGTCGACAAGATGAACAGCGGGATGCCCGCCTCGGTGACGCGCTGCGCGGCGGTCTGGCTCGCTTCGCCGTCCAGTGGCTGCAGGATGATGGCGTCGACCTGCCGTGTGATCAGGTCTTCGACCTGGTTGAGCTCACTGCCGACGTCTTTCTTGGAGTCGGTGACGTCCAGCGCCACACCCTGGGTCGAGGCTTCCTGCTCCATGGCCTTGGTCATCAGGGCCAGGTCGGGGTCCTGCAGGTCCAGTACGACGACACCGACGGTGTAGGAGCCTTCGGTCCCGCTCTGAGTGCTCGCCGCTGAGCACCCAGACAGCGTCAGAGCTCCGATCGCCAGCACCGCGGCAGCCGCGGAGCGGCTTCGCTTCGTCTCCATGGTCGTTCCTCCAGTCGTAGCTCAGTAGTTGCGCTTCGGTGCCTCAGTGCTTCAGTGCTTCGGTGCCTCGTCGTTCGGGTGATCGGACGGTCCGGGCGATTCAGGCCGAACGGTCAGTCGGACTTCCACCGGTTGAGCAGGACGGCGAGGACGAGGATCACTCCCTGTACCCCTTGCTGGTAGTACGAGGACACGCCCAGCAGGTTCATCCCGTTCATCACCACGCCCAGGAGCAGAACACCCAAGACGGTGCCGCGGATGGTCCCGACTCCACCGAACAGGCTCGTGCCGCCGATGACCACTGCGGCGATCACCTGCAGCTCATAACCCGTACCGGCGACCGGAGCTGCACCGTTGAGCCGAGCGGTCAGCACCAACCCGCCGAGCGCAGCCATCAGCCCGCCGATGAGGTAGACGGTGAACAGTACGCGGCGGACCGCGATGCCGACCTTCTTCGCAGACTCCTCGTTGCCTCCGACGGCGTAGACGTGTGATCCGAACTTGGTTCGGCTCAGCACGAACTCGCAGATCAACGCTGCGAGCAGGAACATCAGGACCGGGACGGGGACCGGCCCGATGAATCCCGAGCCGAGCCACTCGGCCGGTTCGCTGAGGCCGGAGACGACTTGTCCGTCAGTGATGACCAGTGCGCCGGTGCGGGCGATGGCCATCGTGGCCAGGGTCGCGAGGAAGGGCAGGATCTTGCCCCAGACCACCAGGGCCGAGCTGAGGAAGCCGACCAGCAGACCAACTGCGGCTCCGGCCAGCAGAGGCAGGACGAAAGCCGTGCCTGAAGCTGGGGCGAGCAGGGCGTAGACGAGGCCGGCCAATCCGACGACCGACCCCACCGAGAGGTCGATACCAGATGTGATCATGATGAAGGTCATGCCCAGCGCGACGACGCCAATGATCGACGACTGGCGTACGACGTTGATCATGTTGTTCAGCGACAGGAAGTTGGGCGCGGCGATGGTGAGGGCGATGACGATCAACGCGAAGAAGACGAGGATCCCGTAGTCGCCGACGAAGCGCTTGACCCTGGTGGACCTGGCGGAGTCGTCCAGCTTGGCTTTGCCCAAAAACAGCGGAAGTCGTTCCAAAGTCGATGTCACGAGAGGTTCCCGAGGGTCGATCCGGTCGTGGTTGCGGACGTGCTGCCGATCTTGCGACGGTGTTCAGCAGCGTCGATGCCCGAATCGAGGTGATCTTCGATCGTCCCGTGCGAGATGAGCTGCGCCACCTGGGTCTCCGTCACCTCGCCAGTCCTGAAACGGCCGACGACCTGCCCTTGGCGCATCACCGCGAAGCGGTCGGCGACGGCGAAGGCCTCGTCGAGGCGGTGGGTGATGATGATGACGGCGATACCCAGGTCCTTGAGGCGCTGGGTGACTTCGATGAGCTTGTCCACCTTCGCCACGGACAGGTTCGCCGTCGGCTCATCCATGATGATGAGCCGCGCATCGAAGGCCAGGGCGCGTCCGATGGCCACAGCCTGCCGCTGACCGCCGGAAAGTCGTCGCACTTTCAGCCGCGGATTGATGGGAATATCGAGGCGCTCCAGGACGCGGTTCGTCTCGTGCTCCATCTTCTTGCGGTCGATGACGCTCAGGAAAGGGCCCAGTAGCTTCTTCTGCGGTTCACGGCCGAGGAAGACGTTGGTGCGGACGTCTAGATTGTCCGCCAGGGCGAAATCCTGGTAGACCATCTCGATCCCTTTGCTCCGGGAGGCCGAAGGTGTCGGGAAGTGGGTCGAGGTCCCGTCGAGTTCGATGCATCCGTCGTCGGGCTGGTGGACGCCGGTGAGGATCTTCATGAGCGTGGACTTGCCGGCGGCGTTGTCGCCCAGCAGGGCGAACGTCTCGCCCGGGAGAACGTCGATGCTGACCCCGCGCAAGGCGGTCACCGCGCCGAACGTCTTGTGGATGTCGCGCAGCGCGACGAGGGGTCGGGTGGCAGGTGGAGCGTCGGTCATGGCATCCTCGTGATCGATAGATTCCCGGCCTAGCAACGCACTGGTGCGGAGATCACCGTCCCGGTGGGCAACACCTGATACTGCAGAGCATTGCGGGAGCGTCACCGTCGACTGCGAACCCGGTCACCAGTTCGATGCGTTCGAGTGTGACCACCGCGAAAGAAGGCCGGGTGTGCCAGTTCTGCACACTTCGCGTCCTGGGGCAGGTAGATCCACCGTCCGGTGCCGACAGGTCACTGCCACGTTTCACGGACGTTGCGAGGACGTTTCGATGAGCCGTCAGCGTGCCGCCTGCACAGGCTGGCTCGTGGTGATCCGCAGCGGTGCTGGTCGGTCGTGTGCGAGGATCGTGCGGCACTCCATCGTCCTAGGGGTACTGACCACTGAGGTCGGTGACGCGCGAAGCAGGTGGTCGCCGGCCGAGGGCGGTGTGGTGCCGGTGGTGGTTGCAGAGGTGCAGCCAGGTCGGCAAGGCGCGGCGACGGGCGGCCTCGGAGGAGTAGGGGCGGTCGCGGGCCCACTCGGTGGCCAGGGTCCGGTGGGAGCGCTCGATCGTGCCGTTGTTCTGTGACCGATGCGGCCGGGTCTGCTTGTGGACGGTGCCCGTTGCGGCCAACGCGGCGGCGAAGTCGCCGAGCGGTCGTTGGCGCCGTTGTCCATTCGGCAGCAGGCGGTGGTGATGCCGCACCCGGTGAACCAGGCGTTGGCCTGGGCCCGGATCGTGGCCGTGGTGGAGCCCTCCTCGTCGGGAAGGACCTCGGTGAAGGCTAGGAGGTGGAGGTCGTCCACGACGGTTCGCGTTGCCGCGGCCATGAAATCGCCAGCCGCCGCCGCCAGTGGTGACGCTGAGCCCTTTCACGTCGATGTGCACCAGATGTCCTGCGGTGGCGTGCTCGTAGCGTCGGACTTCGCGGCGGATGCGCTGACGGTCGCTCAGACCGACGTCGCACAACCTGGGCAGGTCCTCCCGGGCGATGCCGACGGCGACGGTCGAGACGGGCAAGCCCAGCTCGGGTCCGATGCGGACTGGTCCTCAAGCGCGGGTGGTGCGCAGGTGCACCACTTTGTTCCCGCCGCCTGCGGGGTCCGCGTCGGACTGCGGTGCGGTCAAGAGGACCGCCCGACCAGCCCGGGTTCTTCACGACGGCCGGCAGCGCCCAGCTCAAGCAGGCGCTCGGTGCAGCGGGCGGCGGTGGGTCAGGAGACCGGGGGGTCTCCCGCTCGGGAGGGCGAAGCGTTCGGCAGCCCGACGGATGGGCCAGCGTTCACCGATGATGAGCTGAGTCAACTCGAGTCTCCCGACGGGGGCCAAGGCGGCGTTGCGATGGGGCACGAGGACCTCCGAGTGGCATGCGTGGGGTCGCCCTCAGCAGCTCCACACTGCCGTCGGAAGTCCTCCCTCCGCTCGGACTGGGCCAGTCCGGGCGTGTCGCCAACGTCCATGGTCAGGACAACCAGGTCACTGGCGGAGTGGGTCTACCAGCGCGGACCCGCCTCAAGGCATCACCAGCAGCCCGACGGCCCCCACCTACGGCGCCGGCGGTCCGCGACGGAAGCCGCCTCAAGCTCCCTCAACCGCCGGCCCCGAAGGGACGCCCCTCGTACGAGGTCGTCTTTAGTGACAGCGCAGGAGAAGCGGCAGGGCGAGGTGACCGCCTCGACCAGCTGTGGAGCCGCCCGGAGACGGTCGTCCAGGGAGAGTTGCTGCCGGTGACGACGACCGCCGGTCGAGCGCCTCGCGCGCCGCGACAGACGGCTGCCCACCCGCTTGGCGTCCGCGCCGCTGCGGGAGCGCTCCGGTCAACCCCCACCGAGCCACCGCGCCGGTGAGTGCCCGCACCCGATGAGGCGACGCTCCGACCCCCGGCGCGAGGAGCTCCGGAGGCTCAGTGACCGGTTGAGGCCGGCGCCGTGGCTCCTAGACGGCGCAGGTCGACGACGTCCTGCAACGGCTGGCCAGCCTTCCAGCGACGCAGGTTGTCCACGAACCGGTCCACGACACGGCCACGCCAGCCCACCAGGTCGCCCGAAGCGTGCGGCGACACCAGGACGTTGGAGCGGCTCCAGAAGGGATGCTCGGGGGGCAGTGGTTCCTGTTCGAAGACATCGAGCGCCGCACCACCGAGGTGGCGGCCGTCGATCGCGGCCAGCAGGTCGTCCGCCACCACGACGGCCCCCCGACCGACGTTGACCAGCCGAGCACCCGAACGCATCAGCCCCAGCTTGCGGGCGTCGAACAGCCCTCGTGTCTCCTCGGTCAACGGCAGCGTCAGAACGACGTCGTCAGCCAGCGGGAGCAGGTCGTCGAGGTCGGTGATGGCTCGGACCCCACCGAGCTCAGCGTCCTCGCGAGCGCTGCGTCCGACCACGGTGACGTCCATGCCGGCCGCCCGCAACAGCAGGACAGTCTCGCGCCCCACCGGACCGGGACCGGCGACCAGGACGCGGCGACCCTGGATCGCTTCGGTCTCCCGATGCTGCCAACTGTGTCGGGACTGCAGCTCGATGGTGCGACGCAGGTCCTTGGTGAACAGCAGGAGCACGCCGAGGATCCACTCGGCGATGGGACGCTCGCAGACCCCGCGGGTGTTGCTGGCCACGATGTCGCTGTCGATGATCGATGCGGTCAACAGCGGGTCCATCCCGATGCTGGAGGTGTGGATCCAGCGCAGTCGACCAGGCCCCACCTCCCGCAACAAGGTGCTGCGGAAGTCGTTGAGGAAGAGGATCTCCGCGTCCTCCTGGGCCGCTCGCAGCTCCCCGGACGTGCGCACGACGGTGAGGTCCGCTTCGGCCTCGGCCGCAGCCAGTGGAGGCACCACCCCGTCGCGGGGGACAACGACGATCGCCTTGGGTCGGGACATCCTCGCACCGTCGCCCACTGCCGCTTCGACCGCCTCGGTCTTCCCCAGGTCCGCGCCGCTCACCAGCCCCCCTGCCATCCGCTCGTCAGGCCGTGAGGCAGTCGCTGCGGCTCCTCGTCCGGCAGCTTCTGCAGGAAGTCGAAGTCGCAGCCCTCATCGGCTTGGGTGACGTGGTCGACGAAGAGCTTGCCGTAGCCGCGACGGTACTTCGGCGCCGGTGGGACGGCTTCGGCCAGTCGACGCTCGATCTCATCCTGAGGCACTTCCAAGTCCAGTCGCTGCTCCTGCACGTCGAGCAGGATGTGATCGCCGTCGCGCACGGCCGCCAGCGGACCCCCGACGGCCGCCTCCGGCGACACGTGCAAGATCGTCGTGCCGAAGGCGGTTCCGCTCATGCGGGCGTCGGAAATTCGTACGATGTCGCGTACGCCCTTGCGCAGCAGACGTTCGGGGATCGGCAGCATGCCCCACTCGGGCATGCCGGGGGCACCGGTCGGGCCGCTGTTGCGCAGCACGAGCACCGAGTCCTCAGTGATCTCCAGGTCGGGGTCGTCGATGCGGCGCCCGAGGTCGTAGATGTCCTCGAAGACGACTGCGGGGCCACGGTGCTTCAGCAGCTCGGGCGAGGCCGCACTGCGCTTGATGACTGCGCCCTTGGGAGCCAAGGAACCACGGACGACAGCGATGCCGCCTGAGGTGTCGAACGGTTCGGACAGCGTACTGATGACATCACCGTCGGGTGCGGGCGCGTTGCGGTACCCATCCGACAGGCTCTCGCCCGTCACGGTGATCGCACCAGCGTGCAGCAGCGGGTCGAGTTCCTTGAGCACGGCCGAGATGCCGCCGGCGTTGAACAGCTGTGCGATGAGGTGCTCACCCGACGGCCGGACGTTGGCGATGCGCGGTGTGCGCTGGGAGATCTCGTGGAACCTGTCGAGCTGCAGTTCGTAGCCGACGCGACGGGCCAGCGCGAGCAGGTGGATGACCGCGTTGGTCGATCCGCCGACGGCCATGAGGAGGGTGATGGCGTTGTCGAAGGCCTGCTCGGTGAGGACGTCGCTCGGTCTGGGCCCTCCGGACAGCGCCATCTCCACCGCACGCCGGCCGGTGGCTTCAGCGGCGGAGGCTCGGCGCGCGTGGACGGCGGGGATCGAGGCAGTGCCGGGCAAGCACATGCCCAGCGCCTCGACGATCGAGGTCATGGTCGAGGCGGTACCCATCTCGCTGCAGTGTCCCGCAGTCGGCTTGGCGCTCGCCTCGAGCTCGTTGAAGTCGTCCTGGGTGATCGTGCCCGCCCGCAACTCGTCGGCGTACTTCCAGGTGTCCGTCCCGACACCCAGCTGCTTGCCGCGGAAGTAGGCCGGCTCCTGCGGGCCGCCGGTCAGCATGATGGTCGGAACATCCGCGCTGGCCGCACCCATGAGTTGGGCCGGTACCGTCTTGTCGCAGCCGCCGAGCAGGACGATGGCGTCGAGTGGGTACGCCCGGATCGACTCCTCCACGTCCATCGCCATGAGGTTGCGGAACTGCATCGCGGAGGGCTTCATCAAGCTCTCGCCGAGCGAGATGGTCGGGAACTCCAACGGCAGGCCACCGGCCATCAACACACCGCGCTTTACCGCGTCGGCGAGCATCTTGAAGTGGATGTTGCAGTTCACCAGCTCCGACCAGGAGTTGGCGATGCCGACGACGGGCCGGTCCTTGATGGCGAACTTCGAGAAGCCCTCCGCCTGGATCGCAGTCCGGTGGATGAACCCCGTGAGGTCGTGCGGCCCGAACCACCGCGCGCTGCGGAGGTCGCTGGGCTGTTGCTCGGACATGCCTTCGTGCTCCTTGTACCGATCCGTCCACCACGCGGCGCGCAATGGGTGAGTGTCAAGTCAGGCGGCGGAGGTGCCACCATCCAGGGCCATGGAGGTGCCCGTCGCGAACGTGCCGTCGACGGCCAGGAACCAGATGGCCCGGGCGACCTCCTCCGGTGAGGCCAGCCGGTTCAGTGGGACGGTCGCCTCCTTCTCGCG
This Kineococcus aurantiacus DNA region includes the following protein-coding sequences:
- a CDS encoding FAD-binding and (Fe-S)-binding domain-containing protein, with protein sequence MPITTGTAADLGGLVEALRLRSIEVDDSSRRLWEYSYDASNYRVSPAAVAFPRTVEEVREVVRACADTGVPVVARGGGTSMAGNAVGEGVVLDLSRWMTTTDEVDAETQTVWVDAGVVLGELRNAVEQVSGGKSTFAPDPSSLSRATIGGSIGNDACGNHSVAYGRMTQHVLEVELVTADGAHLRAGRGTIRAVDPSDVTSVQRAAQLETDLRQLARDNLATIRQELQTIPRQVSGYHLGELLPENGFHLARALAGSEGTCAVLVRARVALVPRPRTTALLCLGYEDTVESARDVMSILATSPTAIEGLDSSIVEIMRHRRGADSVDSLPRGNAYLMVEFSADTIAVAAAECERLLEVLRRDGRVLDHTIVTAPQERAKLWRVREDGAGLSSRRVDGVQTWPGWEDSAVAPERLADYLAALLTLVSEHGYTAFTYGHFGAGCVHMRLDFDLRSQAGRATFEQFTQRAAALVVAHGGSLSGEHGDGRARSQLLDIMYSPEVIDLFGEFKRLWDPQGTLNPGIIVDPVSFSADLALHGLPEADHPRGAGSSGQLGGKIVEVGSELPVRGELSAAAFAGSSHACIGVGRCRATSGGFMCPSYRATKDEKDSTRGRARVLQELTRTQGSNLGGWSTPQVREALDLCLSCKACSSDCPTGVDIAEAKSQLIDEHYRGRLRPFTHYTIGWLPRWLPLLTQIAPLANVGARVPLARRLGERLGISSRRRLPAFVPARVRRRHLREADFNDHAEVLVFADSFTRAFRPEVIPAAARVLEETGASVGCTPEACCGLTWISTGQRDGARRRLRRLVERFDDGTDRPIVVLEPSCAATIRDEAPKLVGGEAAQRVAARVRSFATAVDEALARGWRPSATPPQRAVLQVHCHEHAVFGSEAQRRVLATWGVADVTTSSSCCGVAGNFGFEAEHFDTSMQVAAHSIAPALSSAAEAPVLTDGFSCAMQVSQIDALRGSSHLASMLDPAPSPDAEASPATQRPRPTAEGPDREH
- a CDS encoding ABC transporter permease subunit — its product is MTSTLERLPLFLGKAKLDDSARSTRVKRFVGDYGILVFFALIVIALTIAAPNFLSLNNMINVVRQSSIIGVVALGMTFIMITSGIDLSVGSVVGLAGLVYALLAPASGTAFVLPLLAGAAVGLLVGFLSSALVVWGKILPFLATLATMAIARTGALVITDGQVVSGLSEPAEWLGSGFIGPVPVPVLMFLLAALICEFVLSRTKFGSHVYAVGGNEESAKKVGIAVRRVLFTVYLIGGLMAALGGLVLTARLNGAAPVAGTGYELQVIAAVVIGGTSLFGGVGTIRGTVLGVLLLGVVMNGMNLLGVSSYYQQGVQGVILVLAVLLNRWKSD
- a CDS encoding TetR/AcrR family transcriptional regulator translates to MTQVHAENGRAGPAAAAPGATWVPDPSSAPAVIDLRASLPGGPGAGSTLSTAVQEACQRWDAHTSRTDWTDLSPMKLAILETFLGLAARHGWSSVTMRMLGQAMSVKAPSLYAHFPGGRREVVIQSLSWSAHRFARAVLSSLAGATTADDAWETLVRIHLRRQLALPESDLWDLIVATDAQVGGLPDAARATAQGHVACYEDLLTAVVVQLGVPDPSSLVRLVLTLLEGAGRWNDWSGAPEDLKHLEDRAVAVCGWVLAQARSNGH
- a CDS encoding Glu/Leu/Phe/Val dehydrogenase dimerization domain-containing protein, whose product is MSTDTNILRTPPAPVRAAPLEDARRQLAEAVSHLGLSEGTYRLLAHPRREVTVSVPLRLDNGDVELYIGHRVQHNFSRGPAKGGLRYAPTVDLDEVRALAMWMTWKSALLDVPYGGAKGGIAIQPRDHSRAELERLTRRYTSEILPVIGPERDIPAPDVGTDESTMAWIMDTYSVNSGYTVPGVVTGKPLELGGSLGRASATSRGVTHIALAALQHAGIARRGARVAVQGMGKVGRDAARFLAEAGLRVIAVSDQYGAVHHDGGLDIAAVVRHLDVTGSVVGAPGSDELEREALLELDVELLVPAALEGAIHEGNAHRVQARVVVEGANGPTTTAADQVLADHGVLVVPDILANAGGVIVSYFEWVQSNQTYWWSADEVESRLEARMLSAWEQVVRFAADRRLSLRAAATALAVGRVAEAHRLRGLYP
- a CDS encoding sugar ABC transporter substrate-binding protein, with product METKRSRSAAAAVLAIGALTLSGCSAASTQSGTEGSYTVGVVVLDLQDPDLALMTKAMEQEASTQGVALDVTDSKKDVGSELNQVEDLITRQVDAIILQPLDGEASQTAAQRVTEAGIPLFILSTEFAEGAAVDYESYIGVDDTLAGQMQADYLNQALPDGGDIVFAAGTYGASWTDRRKKGFEEKIDPDIKVVAEFQAKGSRDDAKRNMEDVLQRFGAGEIVALVANNDEMAIGAASAVTDAGRTSEFKAVVGVDGTPAAVEAIQGGAMTATIRQDSQGQGEKAVDVATQFLKGQEVEDRYTLPFELITKDNAANFAG